One window from the genome of Nicotiana sylvestris chromosome 9, ASM39365v2, whole genome shotgun sequence encodes:
- the LOC104228191 gene encoding uncharacterized protein isoform X2 translates to MCSVDGYLDMEAQNLEKGKRKRDNISVREYYCYKFQMREDETNETLYSGRLFQQYSVDEHIKLETQRLNFFSFNPDLFRIEMLQGLIDILRLGERDASNIGKQTFLPVTFIGGPRDMRRRYMDVISLVQQFGKPYLFITMTCNPSWPEIKEHLLPTDEAQNRPDLISRVFKVKIEELKTDILKRNIFGKVAAFMYTIEFQKRGLPHAHFLIILTNEYKLLTPESYDNIVRAELPDCKAEETLYKLILQHMMHGPCGKLNPTNSCMQQKKGGCKFKYPRSFADQTSKGKNSYPIYRRRNTGLVKVKDHYFDNTWVVPYNPFLLGKFNCHINVEICSDIKTVKYIYKYICKGYDKIAYHIHDNDTNVEVDEIKEYQSARWVSPPEATWNLFGFPINEMTPAVYHLRLHLEGQQFVSFKSASSINSIMNNPMIRKIMLTEFFAMNKTNKDAIKLNLLYKEFPQYFVWSVQYKMWTRRTKGNVIGRVVTCHPTEGERYYLR, encoded by the coding sequence ATGTGTTCTGTTGATGGATATCTTGACATGGAAGCTCAAAATCTTGAAAAAGGAAAACGAAAAAGAGATAATATCTCTGTTCGTGAATATTACTGTTATAAATTCCAAATGAGAGAAGATGAAACAAATGAAACTTTGTATTCTGGAAGATTATTTCAACAATATTCAGTAGATGAACACATAAAACTTGAAACACAGAGATTAAATTTTTTTTCATTCAACCCAGATCTCTTTAGGATAGAAATGCTACAAGGACTCATTGATATTTTAAGACTTGGAGAAAGAGACGCTTCAAATATAGGAAAGCAAACATTCCTTCCTGTTACTTTTATAGGCGGACCAAGAGACATGCGTCGACGCTATATGGATGTTATTTCTTTGGTACAACAATTTGGAAAACCTTATCTATTCATAACGATGACTTGTAACCCATCTTGGCCCGAAATAAAAGAGCACTTGCTACCAACTGACGAAGCACAGAACAGACCTGATTTAATTAGTCGAGTTTTTAAGGTAAAGATAGAAGAACTAAAAACCGATATATTAAAAAGAAATatctttggaaaagttgcagCTTTTATGTATACTATAGAATTTCAAAAACGTGGTTTACCACATGCTCATTTCCTTATTATACTTACTAATGAATACAAACTACTCACTCCAGAATCTTATGATAATATTGTTCGTGCTGAATTGCCTGATTGTAAAGCTGAAGAAACCTTATATAAACTTATTCTTCAACATATGATGCATGGACCTTGTGGTAAATTAAATCCTACAAATTCATGTATGCAACAGAAAAAAGGTGGTTGCAAATTCAAATATCCAAGAAGCTTTGCTGATCAAACATCAAAAGGGAAAAATTCTTACCCAATTTATAGAAGACGGAATACAGGACTTGTGAAAGTCAAAGATCACTATTTCGATAACACATGGGTTGTCCCTTATAATCCATTCTTACTTGGAAAATTCAATTGCCACATAAATGTTGAAATTTGTTCAGATATTAAAACTGTTAAATATATTTATAAATACATCTGTAAAGGATATGATAAAATCGCATATCACATACATGACAATGACACAAATGTTGAAGTAGATGAAATAAAAGAATATCAGTCTGCTCGATGGGTATCACCACCTGAGGCTACATGGAAtttatttggttttcctattaaTGAAATGACACCAGCTGTTTATCATCTTCGGTTACATCTTGAAGGACAACAATTTGTTTCTTTTAAGAGTGCATCGAGTATAAACTCAATTATGAATAATCCTATGATTAGAAAAATAATGTTAACAGAATTTTTCGCtatgaacaaaacaaataaagatgCAATAAAGCTCAATCTACTGTATAAAGAATTTCCACAATATTTTGTATGGTCAGTACAATATAAAATGTGGACCCGTCGAACAAAGGGTAATGTAATTGGACGTGTTGTAACATGTCATCCAACAGAAGGTGAAAGATATTATCTGAGATAA
- the LOC104228191 gene encoding uncharacterized protein isoform X1 yields the protein MGHNINEYKLIAENFKASKAAKEGREIFFERNIIVTEEELLLRQKLNREQQMAYNVIIDRISSNRPGAFFVDGSGGTGKIFLYRALLATVRSKGFIALVTATSGVAASILPGGRTAHSRFKILIDIDENFSCNISKQSSLACLIRDAKLIVWDEVSMAKKKMIETFDLLLKDFLNTNVLFGGKVVVFGGDFRQTLPVVRNGKREDFIHESLLYSDIWPRLEKLQLSENMRAKTDPAFCEYLMRIGNGNEPLTSENKIEIPKSFIVPYTTEQESLNALCETTFPNMHAFFCDASSVTSRVILTTKNDFVNEINDMLIDKFPKEAKTFVAIDETCESNDQSQYEDFLHSLNPAGLPPYRLTLKEICPIILLRNLNPCEGLCNGTRLTCCDFKTHVISAKIASGDFKNTHVFIPRIPLMSSEDEKSPVQFKRTQFPVRLYFTMTINKSQGQTLDFVGIYLREPVFSHGQLYVALSSAKASNCLKILIRPPNPDSDDDHSTYNIVYDEIIQKAFFVNLLHVTV from the coding sequence ATGGGACATAACATTAATGAGTATAAACTTATCGCTGAAAATTTCAAGGCTTCAAAGGCTGCCAAAGAAGGAAGAGAAATATTCTTCGAAAGAAACATAATTGTTACTGAAGAAGAGCTATTACTGCGACAAAAATTGAACCGTGAACAACAGATGGCATACAATGTGATTATAGACAGAATATCTTCGAACAGACCGGGAGCTTTTTTTGTTGACGGTTCTGGAGGAACAGGTAAAATTTTTTTATACCGTGCCTTATTAGCTACTGTGCGATCTAAAGGATTTATTGCTCTAGTAACAGCAACCTCTGGAGTTGCGGCTTCGATTCTTCCAGGTGGTCGTACAGCTCATTCCCGTTTTAAAATTCTCATTGACATTGATGAAAATTTTAGTTGCAATATTAGCAAACAAAGTTCACTTGCCTGTTTGATTCGAGATGCAAAATTAATTGTATGGGATGAAGTATCGATGGCAAAAAAGAAAATGATTGAAACTTTTGATCTACTTTTGAAAGATTTCTTGAATACTAATGTGCTTTTTGGTGGTAAAGTTGTTGTCTTTGGTGGTGATTTTAGACAAACTTTACCAGTAGTTCGAAATGGAAAAAGAGAGGATTTTATTCATGAGAGTTTATTATATTCTGACATTTGGCCCCGACTTGAAAAATTGCAACTGTCAGAAAACATGCGTGCAAAAACTGATCCGGCCTTTTGTGAATATTTGATGAGAATAGGAAATGGAAACGAACCTCTTACTTCTGAAAACAAAATTGAAATTCCAAAATCATTTATTGTCCCTTATACTACTGAACAGGAATCTTTGAATGCATTATGTGAAACAACATTTCCTAACATGCATGCTTTCTTCTGTGATGCATCTTCTGTAACTTCCCGCGTTATTTTGACGACGAAAAATGATTTTGTAAATGAAATAAATGATATGCTTATAGACAAATTTCCAAAAGAAGCTAAAACATTCGTTGCAATTGATGAAACATGTGAATCGAATGATCAAAGTCAGTATGAAGATTTTTTGCATTCTTTAAATCCTGCTGGTTTACCTCCTTATAGATTAACTTTGAAAGAAATTTGTCCAATTATATTATTACGAAATTTGAATCCTTGTGAAGGTTTGTGCAATGGCACAAGATTGACATGTTGTGATTTTAAAACACATGTTATAAGCGCAAAAATTGCAAGCGGTGACTTTAAAAATACACATGTGTTTATTCCGAGAATACCATTGATGTCATCAGAAGATGAAAAATCCCCAGTGCAGTTTAAAAGAACACAATTTCCAGTAAGACTTTATTTTACTATGACTATAAATAAATCACAAGGTCAAACATTAGATTTTGTTGGTATATATTTACGAGAACCAGTATTTTCGCATGGTCAGCTTTACGTTGCATTGTCGAGCGCAAAAGCTTCCAATTGTCTCAAGATATTAATTCGGCCTCCAAACCCAGATAGTGATGACGATCATTCTACATACAATATAGTTTACGATGAAATTATTCAAAAGGCTTTTTTTGTGAATCTTTTACATGTTACTGTATAA
- the LOC104228191 gene encoding uncharacterized protein isoform X3 yields the protein MAYNVIIDRISSNRPGAFFVDGSGGTGKIFLYRALLATVRSKGFIALVTATSGVAASILPGGRTAHSRFKILIDIDENFSCNISKQSSLACLIRDAKLIVWDEVSMAKKKMIETFDLLLKDFLNTNVLFGGKVVVFGGDFRQTLPVVRNGKREDFIHESLLYSDIWPRLEKLQLSENMRAKTDPAFCEYLMRIGNGNEPLTSENKIEIPKSFIVPYTTEQESLNALCETTFPNMHAFFCDASSVTSRVILTTKNDFVNEINDMLIDKFPKEAKTFVAIDETCESNDQSQYEDFLHSLNPAGLPPYRLTLKEICPIILLRNLNPCEGLCNGTRLTCCDFKTHVISAKIASGDFKNTHVFIPRIPLMSSEDEKSPVQFKRTQFPVRLYFTMTINKSQGQTLDFVGIYLREPVFSHGQLYVALSSAKASNCLKILIRPPNPDSDDDHSTYNIVYDEIIQKAFFVNLLHVTV from the coding sequence ATGGCATACAATGTGATTATAGACAGAATATCTTCGAACAGACCGGGAGCTTTTTTTGTTGACGGTTCTGGAGGAACAGGTAAAATTTTTTTATACCGTGCCTTATTAGCTACTGTGCGATCTAAAGGATTTATTGCTCTAGTAACAGCAACCTCTGGAGTTGCGGCTTCGATTCTTCCAGGTGGTCGTACAGCTCATTCCCGTTTTAAAATTCTCATTGACATTGATGAAAATTTTAGTTGCAATATTAGCAAACAAAGTTCACTTGCCTGTTTGATTCGAGATGCAAAATTAATTGTATGGGATGAAGTATCGATGGCAAAAAAGAAAATGATTGAAACTTTTGATCTACTTTTGAAAGATTTCTTGAATACTAATGTGCTTTTTGGTGGTAAAGTTGTTGTCTTTGGTGGTGATTTTAGACAAACTTTACCAGTAGTTCGAAATGGAAAAAGAGAGGATTTTATTCATGAGAGTTTATTATATTCTGACATTTGGCCCCGACTTGAAAAATTGCAACTGTCAGAAAACATGCGTGCAAAAACTGATCCGGCCTTTTGTGAATATTTGATGAGAATAGGAAATGGAAACGAACCTCTTACTTCTGAAAACAAAATTGAAATTCCAAAATCATTTATTGTCCCTTATACTACTGAACAGGAATCTTTGAATGCATTATGTGAAACAACATTTCCTAACATGCATGCTTTCTTCTGTGATGCATCTTCTGTAACTTCCCGCGTTATTTTGACGACGAAAAATGATTTTGTAAATGAAATAAATGATATGCTTATAGACAAATTTCCAAAAGAAGCTAAAACATTCGTTGCAATTGATGAAACATGTGAATCGAATGATCAAAGTCAGTATGAAGATTTTTTGCATTCTTTAAATCCTGCTGGTTTACCTCCTTATAGATTAACTTTGAAAGAAATTTGTCCAATTATATTATTACGAAATTTGAATCCTTGTGAAGGTTTGTGCAATGGCACAAGATTGACATGTTGTGATTTTAAAACACATGTTATAAGCGCAAAAATTGCAAGCGGTGACTTTAAAAATACACATGTGTTTATTCCGAGAATACCATTGATGTCATCAGAAGATGAAAAATCCCCAGTGCAGTTTAAAAGAACACAATTTCCAGTAAGACTTTATTTTACTATGACTATAAATAAATCACAAGGTCAAACATTAGATTTTGTTGGTATATATTTACGAGAACCAGTATTTTCGCATGGTCAGCTTTACGTTGCATTGTCGAGCGCAAAAGCTTCCAATTGTCTCAAGATATTAATTCGGCCTCCAAACCCAGATAGTGATGACGATCATTCTACATACAATATAGTTTACGATGAAATTATTCAAAAGGCTTTTTTTGTGAATCTTTTACATGTTACTGTATAA